TCATGGAATAACGATGATGTCAACGTCTGGCTGAAAGAGAACGAGCTTGACCATCTGACGCCAAAATTCAAGACATACACCGGTCGTAAACTTTTAAAACTCCGGAAGATATCACTGGAGGCACCACAGTTCTTCTACAAGTCTATGGAAAATAAACTAGGCATTAAAGATCTCTGCGATATGGCAACGTTTAAAGAAGCTTTGGAGGACATTTAAAGGGAtaccgtcgtcggaactgcgcctgtgcgagtttcttgtttacaaacaatgtatttcgatatctagatgcacctcatcatcatagctgcaatatttaaattataggatgtagattatgacagacatgttttaactttcaccaatcaccatcgtactttggatacagtgtttacattggtcctATGGGTCCGATACGACCTTTgaacgcagttccgacgactgtaccCCTTTCGGTGatcaaatttaaaatcattttgtttATTCAAGATTCCAGTGGCTTTGACATGACCAATATTGTTGAAATACAATTAgcggaggtcaaaggtcagagccAAATCCATCATTTAAAGCATGAAGAATTTCAGATTTATCGAACGTTTCCGTCATAGTATAAGTTTGCAGTAAATAACAATGTATCGAGTTCTTAAGTGCTAGCTATATTATTGATAATGGACAACCTGATGTGAACTGAAACTAACCCaatgtttcagtatatattgcagttgtctgtaaattgaaattttgccTCAAGTTCGCAGCTTCATGAAAATTATTATGATTAATATCACAAACAATAATCAGATAGAGTAATTTCAAAAATCGCTATctatacaaatatataattagctgaaatgaaaatacttcaCTTCTTTGTcgttgtatcaccactttacatACCGGTTGTACATGTAATTGCCTTCGGTCAAGTCCATCACAGACAAGTTCTCCTTATCTGTGAGTCCTTTAAGCTTAATATGCCAAATTttggaagttcattaaatgtgcaaattacatATTAGCtattgcaaaatgcaaaatatcgtTCACTACTATTATATAACTTTGTCATTAATTTACACAGAACTTGCAACATCgcagtcggttactgtgaccaactctttgggttggaagcagtggccgactggttttgtgtgaggcctagcagctaggcgatgttgccgtgagtgtgtgggggttcgaatcccgtttgggttatagtaaaatttatatttcataaactTTAGTTCATTCCTTCCGGTTGTCACCAATTttgcaaagttaattaaataaacaaattaccaacCAGATGAGATAACAATCTTCATCAGGTTTAGTAAAGTTCTTCTAGTTTAATGTGcttatttggaattttcattaaaaatgtaaattatcgactagctgacatgaaaatgtaaaacgaCTTTCACTAATACGATATCACTGTCTCATTAATATCAATAGtaagtttcatgaactttgatAAAGTCCCAACAGTTTTATGCCCCAATTGGGAAAGTTCGTATAATATGTTAATCAGTAACTAGctgatgtacatagcaagtacaagatatatatccttaattaggaaagttaatcaaatatgcaaattagcaaaaactTTCGTGAAATGCCTTGGCTTTTTCACAGCTGACATATCTCGGTGTGAAAAAACATTTGTAGCTATCTCATCGAATTTTGTGAAGCTGTTCTGAATGTGTATCCATTTGTTCTGTAatgattaattatgcaaatgagaataaaatatgtaaaccaagacccaccaaaaacttaTCCTTGCCAAAATTCCAAAACACAATCTATGTTCCGAATTTCATATTAACCCCATGAGCCACTCTTGAGATATCTccccgacagacagacagatacttACACACAGACACGCAGACAGATACTCcgacagagacagacacacacacagacgcacacacacacaaacagagACCGATGTGACATGACCTCATGTGTATGAACGCGTGAGCTAAATGTGTAAAAGTCCATTCCTCTATAAAACTGGCCTGTAGAATAGAAATGTGTCGATCATTTGTTTGTATTCTTGCCTTTAAATTAAAAGGGGGCTATTCTCcacaataataatattattttagAATCAGCCAACAAATAATTACATAATTTATGTCGTTTTCGACATTGAAATCCTGTATAGGCAATTTAACAGACAGATTAGCTGATCACTCGGTTTACTATAAAATAAAACCATCATTTATCTAACTTTTTCCTTTGGCTGCAAGAACCCCTCTTCCCTTCGCTGACAACATTGTGATTCAAAAATATACGACCAAGAGATCGATTCGCTTACATTATTCATAGACTTTCAGAACGTAACTGTATGGTTTGACGAGACGAATACGGTTCATGTCAAAGTTTGGAAATACATAAATAGCAAGTTTTCTTCCAGTCCCCCTCATTACAAAAAAATCAGCATCACATAGAGAAAAAGATATTCTTACTATCTTCGTCATCTTTTTGGAGGCAAATTGTACTTTAGCTTCACATATAGTCCCATATTTGTTCCAATTGTCATGACTCCGATGCAAAATTGCTGCAAGTCTAGGAAAACATATTttggttcattttaaaatcGATACGGATATTCTTATTACTTTAGTCAATATTTTGGTGTTTAAATTATACTCTAGTTGAATCTTGtttgtatataaataaataaaaaaataaataaataataaattaattaatcttATTGTTATCAGAAGCAACAGCAGCAATCTGTAAAGTACTAATTCAATAAAAAGAATGCTTagtcaaaatttgataatatctgacatttgataatatatgttacATTTCAGCCGAGCGTTTTAAATCCCACTATCCCAATAGTCTACGTTTAGTCGGTCACGAGTCGACAATCAGGCTTCTTTGTCACTGTAAGAAGGCGATGCATGTGCCTTGAGGCAATCTAGGGTCACGTAATGTCACATCTTTTTCCAATATGCAAATGTCGTGTTAGTTGTTGATGTGCGTGTGCATGGCAACGGCTTGCGGAAGTCGTGATCGAAGCAGAGGTGGTAAAGGCTTTTCATAAAATCGCTGCCTTGAAAGTGGTGGTAAAACTTCTTCGATTAAAAAAAACGAAGTTTAAAGACAGTCAAGTTCCGCATTCGTTCCATCCGAGTTCAGATGTAACAAGACAAGGTAAGTAACACTATCAAGTCTCTAGTCTACAGCTTTTTCAGCATTCTATATCCCTGAAATTTTTGGAAATTGTCGAGATGAAAAGTCACCACTGTCTACTGCATAACTTTGAACCATGATcaagtcattttgatttcaagtCATTGCACTGCTCACTTCAAAGACGGTGGGTTGTCTACACCTGCCCCCCACGATTGCCACATTTCGTTGTCCTCAGCTGCCCTATACGATTGCCGCATTTCGTTGTCCTCAGCTGCCCTACACGACCGCATTTCATTGTCCTCAGCTGCCCCATACGATTGCTACATGTCGTTGTTTTCACGTGCTCCATACTCATATTGTTACATTTCGTTGTCCTCAGCTGCCGTATACCACTGTTACGTGATACAGTGTcattttataatttgcatgtcgaTAGCGATAGCTAGGCATTTATCGGCATAGTTTGACTGTCGTTTGCAGAGATATCCAATTGACTAGAACtgatattccaaatttctaTTCCGACACATCAATGAACTCTATCGCTGGTGGAAGAAATACATCCTTGTACTTGTATGTGGCGTTTCAAAAACAATTACATTTCCTCAATATTTGTATAACATCTGAATACGATCTGTAAAAGTTTCCACTTGATAAAAACAAACGATATTGCAATTGAAGAGCCTTGTATTAGCAAAACGCATTCGTGTGCAAGCTATTATCAATTGCCTTTTTGGCTTAGGCAGGATGTGTTTTTTTAGAAAGACAAACAACTTGTCAGACGACAGGCCTCTGCAGATATCCCAGAGTTAGGTGTAATGCCTTTCAAGAGAAACGGGGAAAATTCTCGCTGCCTTTGAAGAGAGTATATTACGCCTTAAATATGTTGTGTCTCCGCTCGAGAGAAATTTTATCGCGGCTCACTGCGTAATCGATCGTGAAGCGCTTTTATTCCGATGTCAAAGATCAACATGCAGACAGACAAAATGCTGCTGGAAAATTGCCAACAATGTGAACATGACAAGCAATCTGAATGCCACGGAAACAAATGAGGTTAGAGTTTATTACTCAAAAGAGACAACCGCCAAGTAACAATACATGCTTTGTAAGTCGAAAGCATTGTTCTGATAAATTGTACACGTCAGTAACTCGATCTCCATTCTTCTGAAGTCTGTAATCAGAGCATACCTGTCGATGGAGGTCCGGGTGTTTGGTTATTACATCGTCGTTACAAACCCCGACGTGGATATTCATTCTTTTGTAAATAGATTCAAATTCGAGTTCCGAATTGTCCGAGAATACAAGGCAGGCAAAATACAAACATATTGTTGATATTTCCTTCTGTAAAATTATGCTATAGATATCAGATATTCCCTTACGACAGACAATTTGACGCCAATATGGGATCTAGTCCAAGCAGCAATACAGCGCCTCAAGAAAGTAAGGGTCATGGTAAAAAGAGAAAGCAAGTCGAAATTAAGGAACGAGACGAGACCCAAACTAGGGAATTTAAATTCGATGACGATGATGGAATACCAGACACAAGGGAAATCATCGAGGGCAAGAAAAAACTCCTTGCTGTGACAGAATATCTGAAAAACACAAGAGTTGAAGACCTTTACACAGAGAGGGCGCTAGACACACTGCTAACAGTCGACAGTGTGCTTGGTGACTTTTCTTCCTATGAAAATATTCCAAAAACGAAGAAGTACGGCAAATACTTGGCGGAGATTGGATTCCCGAAAGTGTTTGCTCTTATCTGGGACAAACTTCGAGTTCCTATTGATCAAGGACTCAATTCAAGGCACAGTATAAAGTATGCGTTTGCTTTGTTTGAGGGTTGCAAAACTATGATCGGTGGACTCTGTGACCAATCAGCCCGATTCTCATGTGAGCTTGGTAAAGCGGGTATCATCGAACGGTTAGTGTCAGACTTAGAAAACCCAAGACTTCAACCGGACAAGATAAGTCAAGACAGCAGTGGTATGGAGGAAGACGCCATCTACGGTATGCTTCGAAGTTCAATAATGTGTATGCACAATGCCATCAAAAACTGGCCCGATAACAAACCATACTTCAGAAAAGCAAACGCGGTCAATCTCCTTCACAAATATTTGGTGAACTGTAAAAACCGTAGTATTCGAGCGAATTCCCTCTTTACATTGGTGTACATCGTTACTGAAGACGAATACGACAGAATAAGTGCAGGCGAAGAAATCGATTTCTTCATAAAAACCCTGGACTCGGCTCTGAAAAACAGTTACAGTCACCACATGTGTGAAGTTGGCGATTACACATTTACAGCGATGGATATCGTGGATGGAATTATTCGCCTGGCTGCTAACGATAAAAATAAGGTAGGGAATAATTGAGACTGGCGGACTagcacacatacaaacacaacgtacacacacacacacacacacacacacacacacacacacacacacacacacaaacataaacacaACGTACAGACACATTCATACACACACATTGTCACGTCTTTAGGTCCAACTTAACCCTTCACTCGTGTCCAACCGTTTGTAGGACATTCGGGTACAACAGTCAGCACCAATGTTAAATCTCACGATGAACTTCTAGGGAACAAACATCATTAAAATCACTGCGGCATTTcttaattttacaaataattgtTACTTTACAAGAAAACATATCATTGTTTGACTATCATTAGACTGCACGCATGATCTTCCTTGGTTGATGAAAACTAATGAGTAATTGTCCGGACAACTAACATGATTTTTTCCCCTTTCGATTTATACACCTGCTGCAGGAGAGACTAGTGAATAGGGGTGTACTACCGCTGCTGGTTAAGCTTCTAAAACCAGACTGCACGGAGAAAGAAAACGAACTGGCAGCGATGGCATTGTGGACCTTATCTTTCATTGAAAACAAcgaggaaaaaatacagaaggaGCCTGGCTGCGTTGACGGTATGATAAATATTTGCGTGATGGCGTTTCATGGTCGTTGTTCGAAATATTATAAACGCCAtggttttgatgatattttctttattttattaattctcGAACACAATAGTTCCCCTCGCCCCAAAAacgtatgttgaaatacaaggcATCGCAAATTGCTAAACAACCTTAATATACGATGATATTGCTGACAAATGTTTTTAGTCTAAACTAAGATTAAGTCCTAAACGCATACATCATAAATATACACATACAGGCTGACAATTTCAACATCAGACATTTCGACATAAGTTTAGCTGTTGTACAAGAAACCAGAGCTTTAACCTATTATTGTAGGCAGATATTGTTCTCTTCTATTTCAAGTTGAACAAAGTCAGCATTTTTAACATTCTACGTTTTAATTCGTCAATTGTTTTGCTAGTCGAACAGTGTTTTTTCCCACTATTCTTGCAGATAAAAGGTGTAAGTTTACTAAGTGGATGACGCAATGTTTCGTAAAccactaaaaatgataaaattatgaaaatcgaGTGATATGACCTTTTAAACTCTTAGTTCATAACAGTTCGGATCGCAGAATGACAGAAGTTGCCCTTCAACTGACGCGAAATGATCAGCAAAAACCTCACACTAACCAAATTTGCTTGTCAGATAACACTTAATTGGCAAGCGACAGAGAGTCCGAGAAAGGACAATTGTTACAACAGCTTGCAACGTCTCAATTCGTACCCATAATCTAAACAAGGAGGGGAATCGAATGAAGAAACCGcttcaggtagtatgcgcctcgaaagtgaaaggaaactttcaaccattctctttcaaaatcaagggtAAAAATGGAGGgggtgtcaccatgcaaattttgatactggtTAAACATACTTGCTAACACTTACCGATATTTccaattcgaaatggccgctaCCCCCGTTTTAACTCTATTGAgagaaataacattttcgattttcgaaaaactaagtccaaatatctgtccccgaggcgcatgtTACCTTaaccagaaacaatttttttatcgaCACAGAATTCTTTCATAAGTTATCTCCGAACGCTCATCTCAAAGTTTTAATTAATgaatatcaaaaaaacattattCGTAACAGATATGTCCCGTTTCTCTCATTGATTGGTATTCATTATCGTAACAGATTTGAAACGTTTGAAAAATTCGCCAAACCAGGCCATACAGAAAGCCTGTGAGGGAACACTATGGCAACTCGGTGGTATGGAACAGCAAATGGAAATGAAGTCACTCTTAGGCGACCTCGACGGTGAAGGTGAAGGCAGAGTTGGTCACGTGATGATCAGCTACCAATGGGACTGCCAGAAGTTAGTGGTGAAGTTAAAAGACAAGCTTAAAGCTTCTGGATACAAAGTTTGGATGGACGTTGAAAAAATGGGTATGAGTGAAACAAACAGATAAATAATAAGTATATAGTAATCGAGTGAATTTGACAATTAAAAGTAATATTATAATTCGATACAATGAAATATTATAGTTGAACGATTACATGCAAGGACAACGATGATGCGTGGGTTGTTGTAACCTGGCGACATATTGGTGTAATTTTGACTATATCATTACACTGTCGTCAATTTAACGTGCATTAACGTGAAAATGGTGTGTTCTATTTCTCAGCTGGTTCAACACTGGAAGCCATGGCAGCAGCCGTTGAAAACGCCGATTGTGTGCTTCTGTGTATGTcagaaaaatacaaagacaGTCCAAGCTGCCGCACAGGTAGGCGCTGATTTGTAGCTCAGAAGTTTAAAGTGGAAATCGACTCATGGAGTAAACAAAATTACTTTGTGTAGGGTCTGATCGTTCTACTTTCTTGCCTATCGTGTCCTCTCGTGTAAAAATTACACGTACATTATATTACTCTTCAGAccataaaatataaaacagtctAAGCTTCCACTTTCATGACTTGACAATTTGTGAATGGATCTCAATTACCGATTAAGGTAGAGGCGGCCCGGGGACAGATGTTTGCActctcattttttttcagaattcttttgtaatctaccacttgttgaggTTCGTTTTAAAAGTCGTGGAGCAAGGAAAAATTTCATCGTCTTAATTTGTGGAACATCGAAAATAGCTTTCCCCCATCCAGTTGACattgggatggcggccattttaaatttcacataTCGGTAGGTGATAGGTAGTATGTTTTTCCAGTATAAATTTGcctggtgacccctgatttttattccttctttagtaagagaatggttgaatctTTCGTCGAGGAtaatttgagcaaaactttaagactttctctttcgaggcacatactactaCTGTCCCATAACTGAAaattatacacaaaataaacaTACTCAAGATAATAAAGAATATTGTACCCCTGAGTTATAAGAACACAGAGTCGTGCATATGGTAACTGTTGCATGTATCTCAACTGCATAATCAGTGTTCTTTAAGAACAACATTATTGCTTGTACACATGCCAACAACAATTCATGTTACACGTATAAGCTATAAGGCTTTGTTACCAAGTCGATACAGGAGAATGACAGAACAATAAGTTGTTGTCGATGCACAAAACTAaaagtaacacgattggaactaatttgagataattggttcttcatacttttcaaatttctcaaaagtgtccTGTGCCCAAacatgaatgttgcaatattaccaattacccataaaaataagagtgtaacttaaaaagaaaagtagatgaggttacatttgcagattaaacgaCATTAATTCActatccaatcatcccaaattagttccagtcgtctTAAGTGTGAAAAACGTAAGGTTCCAGTTATGGTTTCAACTTATATTACAAAtactttgtttatgttttttaaCAGAAGCAGAATATACTTACAAACTAAGAAAGGATTTCATACCAATACGCGTTCAGCAGGACTACATGCCTGACGGATGGCTTGGTATTCTCATTGGCACAAAGCTGTACTTTGATATCTACTCAGAACTCAGTTTGGTCGAAACAACGCCCAAGTTAATCAAAGAATTGGGAGACCGTGGAAAAACAGGGAAAAGACAGAGTGTTGTCGGTGCAATACAAGGTATGAATCTCTTAACACAGTCTAGTTGTGAGCTGTGTACATTGGTGGACAGGTAGACTGAAAAAATTCAGTCGTGtacgggcgctccggcgcactgcgacttACGATCCCCAATAAAATCTTTCAGTCAAGTGGACAGGGGGTGTTCACA
This DNA window, taken from Ptychodera flava strain L36383 chromosome 4, AS_Pfla_20210202, whole genome shotgun sequence, encodes the following:
- the LOC139131934 gene encoding uncharacterized protein; amino-acid sequence: MGSSPSSNTAPQESKGHGKKRKQVEIKERDETQTREFKFDDDDGIPDTREIIEGKKKLLAVTEYLKNTRVEDLYTERALDTLLTVDSVLGDFSSYENIPKTKKYGKYLAEIGFPKVFALIWDKLRVPIDQGLNSRHSIKYAFALFEGCKTMIGGLCDQSARFSCELGKAGIIERLVSDLENPRLQPDKISQDSSGMEEDAIYGMLRSSIMCMHNAIKNWPDNKPYFRKANAVNLLHKYLVNCKNRSIRANSLFTLVYIVTEDEYDRISAGEEIDFFIKTLDSALKNSYSHHMCEVGDYTFTAMDIVDGIIRLAANDKNKERLVNRGVLPLLVKLLKPDCTEKENELAAMALWTLSFIENNEEKIQKEPGCVDDLKRLKNSPNQAIQKACEGTLWQLGGMEQQMEMKSLLGDLDGEGEGRVGHVMISYQWDCQKLVVKLKDKLKASGYKVWMDVEKMAGSTLEAMAAAVENADCVLLCMSEKYKDSPSCRTEAEYTYKLRKDFIPIRVQQDYMPDGWLGILIGTKLYFDIYSELSLVETTPKLIKELGDRGKTGKRQSVVGAIQDKPAISGTTTRTQNNSAVETWSPKTVTKWLSDSGLPHMTQYFAGYDGKAVVEMRMMEMRAPEFFYSCLKNEMGFKNLLDLTKFTRALRGVDV